The stretch of DNA CCAAAAAATTTTGGGTTACATGTTTGGAAAAGATTCATCCCATGATAATTGGAGGCACATGCACCTTATATTTCCCTCAGAGAGACCAAATTGAGTTTGTTACATAACATACAACCCTCACGCTTGGACCAAAGAACTACTTTTGTCCAATTTTGGAATGGTGAAAGCCTGATCGCAGAACATTATGAATCTTATACAAACATAGAACTCAGCTGATACTTGGTAAATATTTGTTTCTTCCCCTGGAACAATACAATAGGATTCAAAGTCCAAGTTCTCCCTTATACATGTACAGCTTCATGAAGCGTTCTGTAAAGTGACATGATGAAGGTATTCATGTTTTGTTTTTCAAAAGTATACAAGTGTATGTGCTAATTGTGGCTATAAAATCGAGGTCCAAACACTTTATTTCGATGGGACCAATTATTTCCTAAAAGGAGTATATATAGTGCTTTACGTTCGTTATTTTCAATTTGTGGGAACTCTTAAGCTTGTTTGTACTTTGTACTAACTGGTTACTTTTCAAATTTTATAAGGGCATATTAAATTTTGCTAATTTGAATTCACTTGTTAGATAACATTTTCTTAAAATTTCCAAAGAatattgaaaaataaattaaacaaaaGATTATATTTGTAATAACAAACTAGTGGTATCGCATAGTTATTTTTTTTGTGGAAAATTCTCAAGGAGCTGGGTTGACGTGCAATAATAGTTCGCAAACCAATCTGAGattaaataatttattataatttttctaTTACTATAATTCATGCAACACGTCATGCAGAGAAGGTCGACATTGGCCAACCCCATTAATTAGTTCCCCGCGCAATCCGATAACAAAGGTCAATCTCGAACTTAGGGTTGCAACCTGCAATCACCTATGTTAATGCCATTTCCTCGTACACTGTTCTATTCCTACTCTGTACTATTACAAAACACTCCATTCATTCCTCTGAAACTTCAAGACAATGGCCCTGCTTCAATCATCACTTTTCCATATATCAAATCTTTCGATACCTCCAAACGATTCCAACTCAAACAACACACTTTTAAGACACTCAAATTCATCAAAGTTTGTATCTTTAAATCATTCGATTGGGAAAACTgatcaaattttcagaatcaaatgTACCGGACAAGAGTCCATCATCAGAACAGCTGATGGAGGTGACGCTGGTAACGGAAAAGGAGGATATCCACCTGACAACGGCGGCGGTGGAGATGATGGTGATTACGATGAGGAAGAGTTTGGGCCGATTGTGAAGTTCGATGAGGTGATCAAAGAGGCTGAAAAGCGAGGGGCGAGTTTGCCTTGTGATATGTTGGAAGCAGCTAAGACCACAGGGCTTCGGAGTTTGATTCTTAGTCGTTACTTGGAtttgcaggtgcgaaaaatgTAATCTTTGATGCTAATTTTCATTTTTTATATACTCCTTCCATCCCAATTTATAACACATTGTTTGACTGGACtccgagttttttttttttttaaaaaaggaaaaacTTTTGAAGCTAGTGATCTAAATGCTATAATAATCTCATTAAAGTTAAAATGacaagtttaaagttaaattatttctaattaTACAAAGCTATCACTCTTTTTaggacagactaaaaaggaaagattatcacataaattgggacgaaGGGAGTATATGTGTAGATATATTCATTGCATTTTGAAATGGTATTTGACATTCAAGGTTCagccgaccccaacttgtttgggactgaggcattgttgttgttgtatttgacATTCAGGGTTCAGCTTGGCCGCTGGGATTTTTGATGAGACATTGCTCAATGCTGAGAAATCGAATGCTTGCGGATCCGTCGTTTTTGTTTAAAGTTGGAACAGAGGTTAGTTTGATAATTTGGTAGCTcttgtttcttttacttttcaagAAATAAAAAAACATGGGATGCAGCtatatcctcacaaggtaggggtaaggtctgcgtacagttGCCATGcttcccagaccccacggtgtgggataatactgggtatattgttgttgttgttgggatgCAGCTATACCTGTAGTTTGTTATGGCTAATCACTAATGTCATGAGGAGTTTCATGATTGGTATTATCAGATTGACAATCATGCCACGATTATTTCACTCTTTAAGCTCTGTGATTGTGATGTGTGCTTGACTTGCACTTGTATCGTATAGGGTACTGAGTAGCCACTGTGAGGTGACTCAAGTATAAAGCTTGTTTTTATGGAATAGGTTAATTTTTATTAAGTTGTGTGGACAATTATTTAACAATTTGAAACAACTTTATGTAACTGCTAGTCCTCTGGGGACAATAATACATGAGGTGCGAACAAGCAAAAACAGTAAGAAAtaaggaaaaaaggaaaaaggaggAACCGAAGGGCTACACATGCTTGAGGATAGTCAAAGAAAAAAATTTGAATCTAAGGAAACATATTGGGTTGTAACTTGGTAACGTAGGTTTTGCCAAATGGATTAATAAACAGTTTAATTGATGGATAAATTTTGTGCACCAGTTTCCTTCTCAAAAAATTTGTACACCAGTTTACGAACTGGTAGATAACTGCCTTGATTGTTCAAGTGTCTAAACCTGATCTTATAGTGGCAGTTTGTACCTAAACTGGTGTATTGCAGATTGTTATCGACTCCTGTTGTGCAACATTTGCAGAGGTTCAGAAAAGGGGAAAGGATTTCTGGGCAGAATTTGAGTTGTATGCTGCAGATCTTCTGGTTGGAATTGTTGTTGACGTCGCATTGGTAGGCATGTTGGCTCCTTATGTCCGAATAGGCAAGCAGTCCTTTTCAAGCAGTTCTTTTGGACGCTTTCGACATGCTTGTGGAGCTCTCCCTAGCAGGTGATCAATTTATTCTCTGTTTTCTTTGGCTTCCAACTCATGCAGATTTCCAACTTTTGTACTTTCTGTTCTCATGATTTTGCGGACGTAGCATAACATCTAGTGCCTACACTAATTGCGTCAGAGACTCAGAGTAACAGCTGCCACATTCTTCCGAGAGATAGTTCAGTAGGCTAGATACAGAAAGTAATTCTCTATTCATGAAATTGTTTCACCTCGTTTAATGATGAAAAACTCTCCTCTCATGCAGCTGCCACATTCTTTCGACAGAGAGTTCAATTCCTACTGAACTTGAAATTGTTTCACCTCGTCTAATGCTGAAAATCTCCTCCCATGCAGCTGCCATGCTCTTCCGAGCGATAGTTCAGTAGGCAAGACACAGAAAGTAATTCTCTGTTCATGAAATTGTTTCACCTTGTCAAAAGCTTAAAAAATCTCCTCTCATGCGGATGGACCTTGGTCATAACCTATATAAACCTTATCCATATCCTGTGAATTATCTGGAGTTCCTTTTTGTGTTCTCGCACATGGGTTCAAATGGAAAAGCAACGATTACAAACTAATGGACACTTTAAGTAAGATGAAATGGACAATCAATACAAGGGTAAAAGCATTCTTGAATCAACCAGTTAAGTTTAGAATGTATATATCTCCTTGTTGTATCCGATTGATCGCTTCTGGTTTATTTTCACCCTTTCCTGTATAAACTTAATTGAAAGGTTTCAAAATTTTCGGAATGCATTTTGCCATTGGAACATTGAAATTGAGACCGAAGAAGCATACACTGGAGTCAATGCAATATAGAAATGCATGCACCTGCGGAGATTTAAAGCATATGTTTATCTCTTCAGAGCCGATCAATTATAACACTATCTGTTCAGCAGAGACTTTAATATGTAGGATCTCAACAAGAGTAAAACAACGAAATATTTTCTCTACTTTGGATTCTGACAGTATGTGGCTACTAGGAAATCAGATGAAGAAAGTTTTGAACTTGATTCAACTACCTACTGTTGGAAAAAGTAATCTGGTTTGAGAATCTCCGGTTGAATTTTGTGTCGTTTATAGGCCCTTTAAGATCTGGTGGATGTAAGAGAGTGGTGATTGATTTGGATAGCTTGTAATAGAATTATTATGCCTCTTCTCTCGTAGATCCAATGTGTGAGCTGTGACAAGATTGAAGATTATAATGTAGCAGACGCAGACTACCAACATGATGGGATATAAGACTTTCATTCTAGTTGACTAAAAGGTGAAATCAGTATATTGTTATCCAGATATTCTGTCGTCATCAGTGAAGAAGCGTCGACTAAAACTTTACCTTTTCAAGATAGTTTTTGAAAACCTATATTTTTAACACTACTAGTTTCTCATACTTCTGTCAGAGATTTTGAGATTGTGTAGCTATTTTTATGTGCCTAAACATTAAAACGTTGCGGGTTAGATACTGAGGCACGAGCACATATGTTTATTTGCACAGCAACCTCGGTCAAAGGCCAATGTCTCTTCTTGGTTAGCCAGGGCTGTGTCTAATCACCCTTATATTCTCAAGGTTTTCTCTTCTCCTTTTTAAGAACATGTATGCTGTTGACCTTCAGAAACTGAATTCCTTCTTTTGAGTAAAGTAACTTCTGCTGACCAATTAAGATTACTTGGCAAGCTTCACCATTTTAGGACTAAACATGTACGAAAGTAACCAAGTTTCTTGTGGAAATGGACCTGGCGATGGGTATTACGGCATTCTCCATAAAAGGTATTGGCTGCCTTAAGTGCATGCTAGAACTTTGATTTGTGGAAGTTTTCTTGTTCACTAACTCAAGACAAATGACTTAATGCTTCCAGAAGGGCACGAGATCCTATGTGAAAACTGGGAATAACACAATCAGTGATCCTCAGTTCTTTGGTTGGTTAGATTTGATGGTCTATCTTCACAATGTTATGACAGttacttatcaaaaaaaaaaacacaatgtTATGACAGCTGATAATAGCAGTGTTGCTGGTTCTGATTTCTGAATATCCATTTTTGTGCAGCGTTTTTGAAGCTGAGAGGCCAGGGTGTAAATTCACATTACAGCAGCGCATTGCAACATACTTTTACAAGGTATAACTTATGATTGAACTTCTTTGCTATCTTTTAGACTACTTTCAGGATATACAGATGATAGATTTTGGATAAGATAATTTGTTTCGACGTGAGTCCTTTTCAAAGTCCTGGTTCAAAATCTGTTAGTTTGGTTCTACTCGTTTCGTTGTCGTCCAAGTGTTCAGCCATTCTGCAATGTTAAATTTTAGTGTTATAACCTATTTCCCTTTCATGGCTGTCAGGGATTCTTGTATGGCTCGGTTGGATTTGGGTGTGGCCTCATTGGGCAGGGCATTGCAAATTTGATAATGACTGCTAAGAGGTATGTTTGTGAACCACTCTCCACAGTCTAGTTCACTTGAACTGCCAATGCACCCTCAACTTTTGGCTAGTCCATTTTCAATCTACAGTTAGTGtttctttgtttttgttttttttctgtGGCAGCTGCAAGCTACCTAGCAAGAGTTTTTTCTCCTGGCTGTTTTATATCTCTTCTCTTTCCTTCTATTTTTCAGTTACTTTCTGTATGCAATTTAGCAAGAGACAATTGCAGGCTGCTTTGTAGCTATAGTCTACattcttttcctttccttctttttttttggctACATTTTATGTGTTCTTTTTTAGATGGATCTCCAATATATTCGAAGTTGGATTTCTTGCTGTGAGATCTGCATTTAGTTTCTTTTCATATTGTTTTTAACATGGATGTTATTGGAACTTTGTGGACTCTCTGTCAAGATGTCATGCTATATTCTCACTAAAGAACATTATACAGAATGATATCAATAAAAATGGAGCTCTTGTGTGTGCACAACTTCTCAAAATATAGCTATTGGGATGTGTACATGTTTATTCTCTCCAATGCATTTAAATTTTCTCCTGTACTTCTGTTGTGATACTTAGTTTCTTTTTCTGATTGCCATGAAATCAGCTGCCTTCTATTCAGCTAATGTGCTTTGCATTCTTATAACGGGTTGACATCTGATATCCTTTTTGTGTGTAACAGGAGCATCAAGAAGTCAGAAGAGGATATACCTGTCCCTCCTTTACTAAAAAGTGCTGCACTCTGGGGTATGTTGAACTGCTTTTTGATTGTACTTTGAATATGTGCAGCCAAACATCATAACACAAGCGGCAAACTCCAGATAGCAAAATCTGATGTGTGCCTCACTGTTCCTATATAGAACAGGGAGTTTCTAGGACCATCACTATTTTTCTGTTTAGAGATCTATCCTGTCATCCTGTGGGCTTTTCTGATTACTATTGATTCTCAAATGCCTGCTGCATGAAGCATTTTCCCCGTTCTCCCTCATTTTTATGATTCTCTTCTTTATGCTAATTGCAAATTTATCTGGTATTACTTGGCTATTACGTAATAGTTCTAAGAACAAGTactgatctttattactagccaaAGTAGACTAATGCTGAGACTTTGGATTGAATTGTGAATTTGTTACATGCCTTTTCGAAAGCATCTCTACGTTCCATACAAAATACTGAACTATGTCATTACCCATTTAAAGCAAGTAAGCTTTAGAggattatttaaaagaattaataTTTAGAAGGAACGTGTATCAAAATAACAAGTAGACCTGTACTCTATATAaagaattaaaattaaaaaataattattatattcTATGTGGTGTTATTCGTTAGTTGAGTTCTTTAATTGATAACCATTGTGCTTATGAAGATTTGAGGCTCTAGTTTCTGTGTAGTTGTCCATTATTGTAAAGAATACATGACCAACTAATAGATAAATTTTGGAGTGAGACTTGAAAATTTTACCTCCATCATATAGTTTGAAAGAGAAAaatttaaaaggtttaaaatggaccACAGGAtgcaattttgaattttgacatAATATCTCTGCTTATTAACTTCAATACCTTGAATTTGGTTGATACGATAGTATTACAATTATTCCAAAGTGCTTTTTGCGGTCAAGTCTGCATGTCTTGTAGCCTTTCTCTATCTTTTGCTTGAATTgactcttttccttttccttttccatTTTCATTCAGGATTCTTTCTGGCAGTTTCTTCAAATACTCGGTACCAAATTATTAACGGGTTGGAGCGCTTAGTTGAAGCATCACCTGCGGCAAAACGTGCCCCACCTGTTGCGATGGCATTCACAGTGGGTGTTCGCTTTGCTAACAATATTTATGGTGGGATGCAGTTTGTGGAGTGGGCTAAGGTGAGTGGAGTGCAATAGGAGAATGTGTTGTAAAGAATAAATTTTTTTCTTTCAGATATTCCATTGTTCAATTTTATAGGATCGTTCAATTAGATagttttttaattaaattctcacCCAACACCTCTATTCCTTCTTCTTCCTAGAACAGAAAAAATAGTTTGGTATGCAATGCTTTCCTAGCAGACACTGATATTATAGTATCAAAATCAGGTTCATTTCTTGAATAGAAAGCACCAAATGTCAGCCTGTTAAGATCCACTAGTGGCAAGCTAGAAGCCTGTTGAGAATATTGCATTCTACCCTGGATATTTCTTACTGTATGTTGCTAGTTTTCCCTTAATAACTTTGAATGGTATTATGAGCTTTTAGAAGGGGAGCTTGTGTGACCTATAGTtcatgggttcgagccgtggGATTAGCCACTGATGCTTGCATcagggtaggctgcctacatcatACCGCCTTGAGGTGTGGCCCTTTCACGGACCCTGCATGAACGTAGGATGCTTGGTGCAGCGGGCTGTCCTTTTTTATGAGCTTTTGCTATAAATGTAAATTCATAATGAGATTTCAAGTTTAATGTTCTGTGTTGAACTGGAACTGCATTTGCTTAGATGGCTAGGCAAATGCCTAATGGCCTCAAAGTAAGATCAGTTGTTATGGTCTATTTATCTATGAATTCGTGTTAGTAGTGTTTTTGGCAAGTCCTTCCCCGAACCTcgcgcatagcgggagtttaGTACACCGGGTTGTCCTCTTCAGTGTCTTTGGAAAGCTCAGCTACTAACATGGCTTTGGAACTACTGCAATTGCAAGCTCAGCTACTTATATGGACAGAATTTTCTTTCTTGTAAAGAACCCATTTTGGTACCCGGGAGAACCACCAGAAGGGCTCATCCCTTCGGAAATTGACGTCAGAACTTGAGTCAATCATGATTCATGGTCATTATCATGGAAGAAATCTTTTAGTTTGAGCAAGTGCAATAATCACGTTGGAAACATAGAAAGAGTTAGGTGATTCCGAATTAGTCGGGTACGAGCAAGCTGGATCAAACAAAAAAATGACGTTTGTGGTATGGTACTTCTGAGCATGCATGATAAGTAATCTACAGGAAATCACGAATGCTCCAACTTTTGCTAGTGGAAATGAGCCAAAGAGGTGGTAGCTAAAGTAGTAGTCCCATTATAAGGGATTTATTGGATGATTTGTGTAACTAGGGGCGGATCCACCCTTAAAGGGTGGGATGGTATGGCACCCGCTCGGTTGGTAAaattatcatatatttatgtagaattttttttaaactaGGTTAAATATATGATTCTGACATCCCCATTCACAAACTAGACAAAGGTGTCATGATTGGGAGACCTTTTTGAAAGTTTTTCTAGGGTATAAAATTCAAGTTCGAATTTATCTTGAACTTTGTCTGACTTTCCCTTTTCGTTGTGTCATTTACCTTTTTGGCTACCTCACAATTTCCTATTTGtcgtttattatttttatattttttcctcTATTCTATTACTTTATATGTGATCTTTTGCAAGAACACTCAAAAAAGAGCctccaaaatttaaaattttcataatatAAGCATTTCTCTTAATCTCAAATCTTTTAGTTTTCTTCTTTCAAAATCAAAAAACTTGGGTCTTGATATTTAGATTGAGAtcaaaattaatttataatttctttttttattataaCATAAAAATTTGTGTTATTCCATGATTGTTACATACAATTTAAATCTTTTTACTATTAAATTATGATGAATATTTCACAAGCATTAGATCTATGATTGTAAGTTTTGAGATCTTGTAGTTTATCTAATTCTACATTTACTTTGGGGTATAATTTATCTATTgaagatattttttttatatttcttaTTCTGATCGGTGGAGTTCCCTTATTAAAGATTTTATTTTACTTGTGCAAATTTATTTTTAGCATACAAAAAAAAATGTAGTTCCCTAGTGAAAATATTGATTTTACTtgtattattaataataaaggTGTGATTCCTTCTTTAAAATGCTAATTATATTTGCTTTTTGATGTGTGAGATGTAATTTTCATATgacaataataacatatataccCAATGAAATTCCATAAGTAGGGTATGAAAATGATGTAATTCTTATATTTGCAAATAAATTGCTTATTAAATTGCTCGAATAAACTAGAAAAATGAATCGGACAAATGTTCTGAACAAACTATATATTAGTTATTATAAGGTATTTTGGCACCCGCCACCTTTAAATCCTATATTGCCTCCGTGTGTAACTGCAATTGATTTGCGATTTATCAAGTTTGCTTGAAATAATTCCAGTTTACAATTAAATGCTTATTGGTTATGATTTTACTAGGCAGGCTAGTTGGAGACAAGTCGTGTCAAATCCTCCTCTTTTTTCCTAtacatagtacaaaaaataatttaaaatttgtgAACTCCCAATACTGTTTTAAATCTTGCTTTATGTGAACTTAATTCAATACCTTTTGCAAAGAAATACAAGATTCAAAATTTCTTACTGTTTACCTTAAATGGAGGCATCATCCTCTCCTCCACTACATACCAACCAGAAAACAACAGACAAAAGGGAAAGAAAATACTCCAGTTGTTACTACATCTAAAAAGGGTGTCTTTTAGGATAATAGAAAATTACAGCCTGTCCACATCCAAATCATACATGCATCAATTTATTTTCAGGCCATCGCCCAAAAACTCACTCACAAAAATCAATCTGATTTAATTTCACTGTCATACTGTAAtggaatttattttattaatgaattatattttaatatattgtAGTAAATAACTTGTCTTATTTTTTATGAATAattatataacaacaacaacatacccagtattttCTCACATCGTGGTGTCTGggtagggtagtgtgtatgcagaccttatccctaccttgtaAAGATAGAAAGACTATTTTCAATAGACCCCCGgctcaggaaagtataagcaccacattaataaaaagatagacaagaagggacaacaCCAAAAAGCTATGTAAAAGCAGCATAAAAAAACAACATGATAATAAGAtgattaaaatgaaagaaaatgacgGGTAGCCAtagaaacctactaccaacagaatgCGAGAGTGTGTACTAATACTGTCGGTATGAACAATCTAGACCTATTAATTTAATTCTCGACTTCCAAACCTTTTTATCAAGGGTCGTGTCCTCAAtcagctgaagttgcgccatgtcttacccaatcacctctccccacttcTTCTTCGGCCCACATCTACCTCTCTGTAGGCCTTGCAATATCAACCTCTtacacctccttaccggggcatctgtgctcctcctcTTCACATGTCCAAACCACTtaagtctcgcttcccgcatcttgtcctcaatataGGCCACACCCatcttgtcgcgaataacctcattcctaatcatatctaacctggtgtgtccgcacatccatctcaacattctcATCTCTGCTACATTCATCTCCTGGACATGGGCGATCTTGACTGGGCAATACTCagcccatacaacatagtcggtctcaccaccactctgtagaacttatctttaagttttggtggagccttcttgtcacacaaaacacatCCATcctgccccaatacgatgtgtgacatttTCATTAATCTTCCCACCCCCtgtataatagacccaaggtacttaaaacttacTCTCATATGGATGACTTGTGAGTCTAGCCTCACCTCCACTTCTCCTCCCTGAGTCTCACCAATgtacttacactccaagtattttgtcttgcccttgctcaacttgaaacctttagactcgaGGGTCTAACTCCACACCTCTAACCTCGCGTTCACACcacctcgcgtctcgtcaataaATTGTCGACCCTTGGATGTGGCTCTTCAGTACGTCCATCGCCAGGGCAAACAAAAAAGTTGTCGAcccctggtgcaaccccatcatgACCAGAAAATGGTCTGAATCCCCTCCTACCGTCCTCACTCGAGTCTTTGCTCCGCCATACATATCTTTTATGAATAATTATATATGTAATAATCTTTTAAATAATGTAACAATATTAAACTATTTAATACTCTGAGGCTCCACTGTCACAAAACAATAATGATCAATTTATTCTCATTTgccagaaataaaataaaatatagaaacTCCAAAGAAGTGATGTTTTTCTGTAGGTAACTGTATTGAGTCAAAAAAATcactaaaataaaattaagagtCGTCTTCCTACGCAGGCAGTGACCGACGGCttttccaaatttcttcagtcCGCATTCTCTCCCTTCCCCCATATTCTTCTCTCTAGATCGAACcccatttctctctctctctctctacctATACATAGACATCcctatatatctatatattttCTCGAATCACGATTATGATAATCAGAGAACACGTAGAACGACGTCGGATCAAATTAGGAAATCGGAGGTGCTGAGAAGGATCTGAGTTGAGATCAATGGCGTTATCTGGTATGAGAGG from Nicotiana tomentosiformis chromosome 11, ASM39032v3, whole genome shotgun sequence encodes:
- the LOC104114201 gene encoding protein RETICULATA-RELATED 1, chloroplastic → MALLQSSLFHISNLSIPPNDSNSNNTLLRHSNSSKFVSLNHSIGKTDQIFRIKCTGQESIIRTADGGDAGNGKGGYPPDNGGGGDDGDYDEEEFGPIVKFDEVIKEAEKRGASLPCDMLEAAKTTGLRSLILSRYLDLQGSAWPLGFLMRHCSMLRNRMLADPSFLFKVGTEIVIDSCCATFAEVQKRGKDFWAEFELYAADLLVGIVVDVALVGMLAPYVRIGKQSFSSSSFGRFRHACGALPSSVFEAERPGCKFTLQQRIATYFYKGFLYGSVGFGCGLIGQGIANLIMTAKRSIKKSEEDIPVPPLLKSAALWGFFLAVSSNTRYQIINGLERLVEASPAAKRAPPVAMAFTVGVRFANNIYGGMQFVEWAKVSGVQ